A single window of Kitasatospora sp. HUAS MG31 DNA harbors:
- a CDS encoding FAD-dependent oxidoreductase, with the protein MKIVIIGAGLGGVASALALTRSGHEVELYEQADELRKGGYGVILWPNGTGILDSLGIDHEELGHRLDRVDITSELGEPLVRVDLDRIAQRFGSPNKVIRRSELVEVLAAALPPGVLRFGARATLIEEPAEGTDGPVAITFEDGRRIEADVLIGADGHRSFVRKHLFGFSPAEHTGWATWHGTTRLPVELTSSHRVQTMAGEAGLCVMHPLGEDMLYWAFETPWADGDMAPPGALGGPDVRNATGAGGEPPSPVANLRARFAGFSSPLPELLESISDEDIAVFPHILHQVPKQWGRGPVTLLGDSVHAVPPRTGMGANQALEDAWVIGRALSGQGSPADCLRRYEKTRQRRVKMLYHYAAATGKQGQSVPGLFKRSKRGVSFTGFQRFQIKAFSNYLNTAAR; encoded by the coding sequence ATGAAGATCGTCATCATCGGCGCAGGTCTGGGCGGCGTCGCCTCCGCCCTGGCGCTCACCCGCTCCGGCCACGAGGTCGAGCTGTACGAGCAGGCGGACGAGCTCCGCAAGGGCGGCTACGGGGTGATCCTGTGGCCGAACGGCACCGGCATCCTGGACTCCCTCGGCATCGACCACGAGGAACTCGGCCACCGCCTGGACCGGGTGGACATCACCTCCGAGCTGGGCGAGCCGCTGGTCCGGGTGGACCTGGACCGGATCGCGCAGCGCTTCGGCTCGCCGAACAAGGTGATCCGCCGCAGCGAGCTGGTGGAGGTGCTGGCCGCGGCGCTGCCGCCGGGGGTGCTGCGGTTCGGTGCCCGCGCCACGCTCATCGAGGAGCCCGCCGAGGGCACCGACGGGCCGGTCGCCATCACCTTCGAGGACGGCCGGCGGATCGAGGCCGACGTCCTGATCGGCGCGGACGGCCACCGCTCCTTCGTCCGCAAGCACCTGTTCGGCTTCTCGCCGGCCGAGCACACCGGCTGGGCGACCTGGCACGGCACCACCAGGCTCCCGGTGGAGCTGACCTCCAGCCACCGGGTGCAGACCATGGCCGGCGAGGCGGGCCTGTGCGTGATGCACCCGCTGGGCGAGGACATGCTCTACTGGGCCTTCGAAACCCCGTGGGCGGACGGCGACATGGCCCCGCCCGGGGCGCTGGGCGGTCCGGACGTCCGCAACGCCACCGGCGCCGGCGGCGAGCCGCCGTCCCCGGTGGCCAACCTGCGGGCCCGGTTCGCCGGCTTCTCCTCCCCGCTGCCCGAGCTGCTGGAGTCGATCAGCGACGAGGACATCGCGGTCTTCCCGCACATCCTCCACCAGGTGCCCAAGCAGTGGGGCCGCGGCCCGGTCACCCTGCTCGGCGACTCGGTGCACGCGGTGCCGCCGCGCACCGGCATGGGCGCCAACCAGGCGCTGGAGGACGCCTGGGTGATCGGCCGGGCGCTGTCCGGCCAGGGCAGCCCGGCCGACTGCCTGCGCCGCTACGAGAAGACCCGCCAGCGCCGGGTCAAGATGCTCTACCACTACGCCGCCGCGACCGGGAAGCAGGGCCAGTCGGTGCCCGGCCTGTTCAAGCGCTCCAAGCGCGGCGTCTCCTTCACCGGCTTCCAGCGCTTCCAGATCAAGGCGTTCAGCAACTACCTCAACACCGCAGCCCGCTGA
- a CDS encoding quinone oxidoreductase family protein — MKIIRQHAYGGPEVLELEDLELREPGPGEVLLRTHAAAVTFFDILNRRGDLAKRDYYKADAALPLEPGYQGAGYVEAIGPEVTGVEVGDRVAWALAAGSYASHVIAPAAQLIPVPDDISLDEAAGLPVQGLLAYKLTHEAYPLAEGDWVLVQSAAGGVGTLITQFARMRGARVIGVVSAEEKAVVAKEAGAEAVIVSGTTTDQAAEVKRITGGEGVRVVYDAVGKDTFEANLDSLAPRGYLINFGQASGFVPPLDLMTLNDKGSLFVTRFCLPHFFDESWPPLNFLERAFQWMREGRLTVRIDSRYPLGQAAEAHAAVEERRTSGRVLLVP, encoded by the coding sequence ATGAAGATCATCCGTCAGCACGCGTACGGCGGCCCCGAGGTCCTGGAGCTGGAGGACCTGGAACTCCGCGAGCCGGGCCCGGGCGAGGTGCTGCTGCGCACCCACGCCGCCGCCGTCACCTTCTTCGACATCCTCAACCGCCGCGGCGACCTGGCCAAGCGCGACTACTACAAGGCCGACGCGGCGCTGCCGCTGGAGCCCGGCTACCAGGGCGCCGGCTACGTGGAGGCGATCGGCCCCGAGGTCACCGGCGTCGAGGTCGGCGACCGGGTCGCCTGGGCGCTCGCGGCCGGCTCCTACGCCAGCCACGTCATCGCGCCCGCCGCGCAGCTGATCCCGGTGCCGGACGACATCAGCCTGGACGAGGCGGCCGGCCTGCCGGTGCAGGGGCTGCTCGCGTACAAGCTGACCCACGAGGCGTACCCGCTGGCCGAGGGCGACTGGGTGCTGGTGCAGTCGGCGGCCGGCGGCGTGGGCACCCTGATCACCCAGTTCGCCCGGATGCGCGGCGCCCGGGTGATCGGCGTGGTCTCCGCCGAGGAGAAGGCCGTGGTCGCCAAGGAGGCCGGCGCCGAGGCGGTGATCGTCTCCGGCACCACCACCGACCAGGCCGCGGAGGTCAAGCGGATCACCGGCGGCGAGGGAGTCCGGGTGGTGTACGACGCGGTCGGCAAGGACACCTTCGAGGCCAACCTGGACAGCCTCGCCCCGCGTGGGTACCTGATCAACTTCGGCCAGGCCAGCGGGTTCGTACCGCCGCTGGACCTGATGACGCTGAACGACAAGGGCTCGCTGTTCGTCACCCGGTTCTGCCTGCCGCACTTCTTCGACGAGTCCTGGCCGCCGCTGAACTTCCTGGAGCGGGCGTTCCAGTGGATGCGCGAGGGCAGGCTGACCGTCCGGATCGACTCCCGCTACCCGCTCGGCCAGGCCGCCGAGGCCCACGCGGCGGTGGAGGAGCGGCGCACCAGCGGCCGCGTCCTGCTCGTCCCCTGA
- a CDS encoding class I SAM-dependent methyltransferase, which produces MSDTSTISVARATIDEFSGALPGQLDGAFRRLAAEFWEDGSVRPEAVPGIPALLDILGAVPTAQQAKLAVLLGLLAEAAGPDGDLPARAAVRAGLDRYLRLFQDGAPDAGRSAALLFLLGHFPEDRSQILAVVSATEVDQDDLSRLTRCLQPYETADAATRWNLGRVFPSPAVWGLTKEEREANPALEDWLGLPAGRGAGLWATETRALLAYAGAKALWAAEHGPTVSPFVVPAPGGEERTAEPAATPDVFRGHAAAFRCPRCLEPLGGSPEPTGPTGTAGAAGAAESAVCAGCSAAYPVRDGLLDFHDEPSGPSDPLLAGRYERGLRAGFVRIMGANWGGWVSLDDEDAYLTEHVRPTEGPVLDLAAGAGRWTRVLTRSLGEDRVIALDLSAEMLAQLRAKLGGVLTVRGSALELPFGNASLGGVNCWNALQAIPDPEQAISEVGRCLRPGGTFTILTFRQAVDPLYRYFQRGLERQAHRGSFDPDQLTGWLADAGMSVRDLSGPGNFLFVTAVKD; this is translated from the coding sequence ATGAGTGACACGAGCACGATTTCGGTTGCGCGCGCCACGATCGACGAATTCTCTGGCGCACTTCCCGGGCAGCTGGACGGCGCATTCCGCCGTCTCGCCGCGGAATTCTGGGAGGACGGTTCCGTCCGCCCGGAGGCGGTTCCCGGAATTCCGGCCCTGCTGGACATCCTGGGCGCCGTCCCGACGGCACAGCAGGCCAAGCTCGCCGTGCTGCTCGGGCTGCTCGCCGAGGCGGCCGGCCCGGACGGCGACCTGCCGGCCCGCGCGGCGGTCCGGGCGGGTCTGGACCGCTACCTGCGCCTGTTCCAGGACGGCGCGCCGGACGCCGGGCGCAGCGCCGCCCTGCTGTTCCTGCTGGGCCACTTCCCGGAGGACCGCTCGCAGATCCTCGCGGTGGTCTCGGCCACCGAGGTGGACCAGGACGACCTGTCCCGGCTGACCCGCTGCCTGCAGCCGTACGAGACGGCCGACGCGGCGACCCGGTGGAACCTCGGCCGGGTGTTCCCCTCCCCGGCGGTGTGGGGCCTCACCAAGGAGGAGCGCGAGGCCAACCCGGCGCTGGAGGACTGGCTGGGCCTGCCGGCCGGCCGCGGCGCCGGCCTCTGGGCGACGGAGACCCGGGCGCTGCTGGCCTACGCGGGCGCCAAGGCGCTGTGGGCGGCCGAGCACGGCCCCACGGTCTCGCCCTTCGTGGTGCCGGCGCCGGGCGGCGAGGAGCGGACGGCCGAGCCTGCCGCGACCCCGGACGTCTTCCGCGGCCACGCCGCCGCGTTCCGCTGCCCGCGCTGCCTGGAGCCGCTCGGCGGCTCCCCCGAGCCCACCGGGCCCACCGGCACCGCCGGGGCCGCCGGGGCCGCCGAGTCCGCGGTCTGCGCGGGCTGCTCGGCCGCGTACCCGGTGCGGGACGGGCTGCTGGACTTCCACGACGAGCCCTCGGGCCCGAGCGACCCGCTGCTGGCCGGCCGGTACGAGCGGGGCCTGCGGGCCGGGTTCGTCCGGATCATGGGCGCCAACTGGGGCGGCTGGGTGTCGCTGGACGACGAGGACGCGTACCTCACCGAGCACGTCCGGCCGACCGAGGGCCCGGTGCTGGACCTGGCGGCCGGCGCCGGCCGCTGGACCCGGGTGCTCACCCGCTCGCTGGGCGAGGACCGGGTGATCGCGCTGGACCTGTCCGCGGAGATGCTGGCCCAGCTGCGGGCCAAGCTGGGCGGGGTGCTCACGGTCCGCGGCAGCGCCCTGGAGCTGCCCTTCGGCAACGCCTCGCTGGGCGGGGTGAACTGCTGGAACGCGCTGCAGGCCATCCCGGACCCGGAGCAGGCGATCTCCGAGGTGGGCCGCTGCCTGCGCCCGGGCGGCACCTTCACCATCCTGACCTTCCGCCAGGCCGTCGACCCGCTGTACCGCTACTTCCAGCGCGGGCTGGAGCGCCAGGCGCACCGCGGCTCCTTCGACCCGGACCAGCTGACCGGCTGGCTGGCCGACGCCGGGATGTCCGTGCGCGACCTGTCCGGCCCCGGAAACTTCCTGTTCGTCACCGCCGTCAAGGACTGA
- a CDS encoding CatB-related O-acetyltransferase, translating into MPVIPDPSQTYIPGMDNKVVFLKNLITSPLIEVGDYTYYADIDDPAAFETRNVLYNFGPEKLVIGKYCAIGTGTQFIMPAANHPMIGSTTYPFFMFGGDWTQQTVDALATVTSRGDTVIGNDVWIGREAVIMPGVTIGDGAIIGTRAVVTSDVPAYGVVGGNPGKLIKKRFEDADIDRLTRIAWWDWPVEAVTEHVRTIFTGSPAELELAAKEAGLLD; encoded by the coding sequence ATGCCCGTCATTCCCGATCCTTCCCAGACGTACATCCCGGGAATGGACAACAAGGTGGTGTTCCTGAAGAACCTCATCACCTCGCCGCTGATCGAGGTGGGGGACTACACCTACTACGCCGACATCGACGACCCGGCCGCGTTCGAGACCCGCAACGTGCTGTACAACTTCGGCCCGGAGAAGCTGGTCATCGGCAAGTACTGCGCGATCGGCACCGGCACCCAGTTCATCATGCCGGCCGCCAACCACCCGATGATCGGGTCCACCACGTACCCGTTCTTCATGTTCGGCGGGGACTGGACCCAGCAGACCGTGGACGCGCTGGCCACGGTGACCAGCCGCGGCGACACGGTGATCGGCAACGACGTGTGGATCGGCCGGGAGGCCGTGATCATGCCGGGTGTGACGATCGGCGACGGCGCGATCATCGGCACCCGTGCGGTGGTCACCTCCGACGTGCCGGCCTACGGCGTGGTCGGCGGCAACCCCGGCAAGCTCATCAAGAAGCGCTTCGAGGACGCGGACATCGACCGGCTCACCCGGATCGCCTGGTGGGACTGGCCCGTCGAGGCGGTCACCGAGCACGTCCGCACCATCTTCACCGGCTCCCCCGCGGAGCTCGAACTGGCCGCCAAGGAAGCCGGCCTGCTCGACTGA
- a CDS encoding quinone oxidoreductase family protein, with the protein MDAAVLHTLGKPPRCEQFPDPTPGEGEVLIKVLAAALNPSTKAVAGGGHFASSENLPAVVGLDGVGLLEDASRVFFGGPRKPYGSMAQLTVARAPFAWPVPEGVDDLTAAALPNPALSSWIPLEHSAKLQPGESVLVLGATGAAGKLAIQIAKHLGAGRVVAAGRNQEILDTLGEYGADAVVSLNGSQEEVAEAFAAAAGETGFDVILDYVWGKPTEALLAAMTRKDFHMKSSGPRLVQIGESAGATIELSAGTVRSAGLTIVGGGFPPPQAFLDMFNRLMAGAVSGDIRIDTQAVPLAEIEKAWQAEDTQGKRLVIVP; encoded by the coding sequence ATGGACGCCGCAGTCCTGCACACGCTCGGCAAGCCGCCCCGCTGCGAGCAGTTCCCCGACCCGACGCCCGGCGAGGGCGAGGTCCTGATCAAGGTCCTGGCCGCCGCGCTGAACCCGTCGACCAAGGCGGTGGCCGGCGGCGGCCACTTCGCCAGCTCCGAGAACCTGCCCGCGGTGGTCGGCCTGGACGGCGTCGGCCTGCTGGAGGACGCCAGCCGGGTGTTCTTCGGCGGCCCGCGCAAGCCGTACGGCTCGATGGCGCAGCTGACCGTGGCCCGGGCGCCGTTCGCGTGGCCGGTGCCGGAGGGCGTGGACGACCTGACCGCGGCCGCGCTGCCGAACCCGGCGCTGTCCTCCTGGATCCCGCTGGAGCACAGCGCCAAGCTGCAGCCGGGCGAGAGCGTGCTGGTGCTGGGCGCCACCGGTGCGGCGGGCAAGCTGGCCATCCAGATCGCCAAGCACCTGGGCGCCGGCCGGGTGGTGGCCGCCGGCCGCAACCAGGAGATCCTGGACACCCTGGGCGAGTACGGCGCGGACGCGGTGGTCTCGCTGAACGGCTCCCAGGAGGAGGTGGCCGAGGCGTTCGCCGCGGCGGCCGGGGAGACCGGGTTCGACGTCATCCTGGACTACGTGTGGGGCAAGCCGACCGAGGCGCTGCTGGCCGCGATGACCCGCAAGGACTTCCACATGAAGTCCTCCGGTCCGCGCCTGGTGCAGATCGGCGAGTCGGCGGGCGCCACCATCGAGCTGTCGGCGGGGACGGTCCGCAGCGCCGGCCTGACCATCGTGGGTGGCGGCTTCCCGCCGCCGCAGGCGTTCCTCGACATGTTCAACCGGCTGATGGCCGGGGCGGTTTCGGGTGACATCCGGATCGACACCCAGGCCGTGCCGCTGGCCGAGATCGAGAAGGCCTGGCAGGCCGAGGACACCCAGGGCAAGCGCCTGGTCATCGTTCCGTAG
- the dpgD gene encoding enoyl-CoA-hydratase DpgD, giving the protein MTSQLTRVRYEKTGRVARVTLDRPEVLNAMDLRMHEELRGVWDEIEADDEVWVVVLAGAGDRAFSVGQDLKELAERVKAGTSASTFGSRGRPGYPRLTERFALAKPVVARVQGFAMGGGFELALACDVIVASEDAVFALPEAKLGLIAGAGGVFRLAQQLPYRAALGHLMTGRRLTAPRALAYGLVNDVVPAAELDACVDGWVRDILRCAPLSVRAVKEAAAHALTTPLEQSFATRHVWEERRMHSRDALEGPLAFVEKREPEWTGT; this is encoded by the coding sequence ATGACAAGTCAGCTCACCCGGGTGCGGTACGAGAAGACGGGCCGGGTCGCCCGCGTCACCCTGGACCGGCCCGAGGTGCTCAACGCCATGGACCTGCGGATGCACGAGGAACTCCGCGGCGTCTGGGACGAGATCGAGGCCGACGACGAGGTCTGGGTGGTGGTCCTGGCCGGCGCCGGGGACCGGGCCTTCTCGGTCGGCCAGGACCTCAAGGAACTGGCCGAGCGGGTGAAGGCCGGCACCTCCGCCTCCACCTTCGGCAGCCGCGGCAGGCCCGGCTACCCCCGGCTCACCGAGCGGTTCGCCCTCGCCAAGCCGGTCGTCGCCCGCGTCCAGGGCTTCGCCATGGGCGGCGGCTTCGAACTCGCCCTCGCCTGCGACGTCATCGTCGCCTCCGAGGACGCGGTGTTCGCCCTGCCGGAGGCCAAGCTCGGTCTGATCGCCGGCGCCGGCGGGGTGTTCCGGCTCGCCCAGCAACTGCCCTACCGGGCCGCCCTCGGCCACCTGATGACCGGCCGCCGGCTCACCGCGCCGCGTGCCCTGGCGTACGGGCTGGTCAACGACGTCGTCCCGGCCGCCGAGCTGGACGCCTGCGTGGACGGCTGGGTCCGCGACATCCTGCGCTGCGCGCCGCTCTCGGTCCGCGCGGTCAAGGAGGCCGCGGCCCACGCCCTCACCACCCCGCTGGAGCAGTCCTTCGCCACCCGCCACGTCTGGGAGGAGCGCCGGATGCACAGCCGGGACGCCCTGGAGGGCCCGCTGGCCTTCGTGGAGAAGCGCGAACCCGAGTGGACCGGGACCTGA
- a CDS encoding aldehyde dehydrogenase family protein: MSGRMQLDTGDHPVLSGDELLVREPATGQPLATVTLATAADVDAAVAAAKAAQPGWADTPGTERAAVLRRAAAALERHREEAADWLVREGGAIRGKAEHEVGAVLDELYAAAGLPTRPNGVLLAAGPGRESHGRRIPLGVVGVISPWNVPMLLAARALAPALALGNAVVLKPDVHTPVSGGRVLARILAEAGLPEGVLQVLPGDAEPGRALVEHPDVPMIAFTGSTAVGRGIGAAAGGALKRVSLELGGNNALIVLDDADLEAAASAGAWGSFFHQGQICMAAGRHLVHRAVADRYLDLLTEHAAKLRVGDPFREQVDLGPVIDDRQLDRIEGIVRASVAAGARILTGGDRRGPFYRPTVLAGVTPDMPAFTEEIFGPVAPVTVVADEDEAVELANRTAYGLSAAVLTGSVARGRALADRLRTGMVHVNDQTINDEAHVPFGGRGASGNGTRHGSEHSWDSYTQWQWLTVRETPARYPF, from the coding sequence ATGAGCGGTCGCATGCAGTTGGACACCGGGGACCACCCGGTGCTCTCCGGTGACGAGCTCCTGGTCCGGGAGCCCGCCACCGGACAGCCGCTGGCCACGGTCACCCTGGCCACCGCCGCGGACGTGGACGCCGCCGTGGCCGCGGCCAAGGCCGCCCAGCCCGGCTGGGCCGACACCCCCGGCACCGAGCGGGCCGCCGTGCTGCGCCGCGCCGCCGCCGCCCTGGAACGCCACCGCGAGGAGGCGGCCGACTGGCTGGTCCGCGAGGGCGGCGCGATCCGCGGCAAGGCCGAGCACGAGGTCGGCGCCGTCCTCGACGAGCTGTACGCCGCCGCCGGGCTGCCCACCCGGCCGAACGGCGTGCTGCTGGCCGCCGGACCGGGCCGGGAGAGCCACGGCCGCCGGATCCCGCTCGGCGTGGTCGGCGTGATCAGCCCCTGGAACGTCCCGATGCTGCTCGCCGCCCGCGCCCTCGCCCCCGCGCTCGCGCTCGGCAACGCCGTGGTCCTCAAACCCGACGTGCACACCCCCGTCTCCGGCGGCCGGGTGCTCGCCCGGATCCTCGCCGAGGCCGGCCTGCCCGAGGGCGTGCTGCAGGTCCTCCCCGGCGACGCCGAGCCCGGCCGCGCCCTGGTCGAGCACCCCGACGTCCCGATGATCGCCTTCACCGGCTCCACCGCCGTCGGCCGCGGCATCGGCGCCGCCGCCGGGGGCGCGCTCAAGCGGGTCTCGCTCGAACTCGGCGGCAACAACGCGCTGATCGTCCTCGACGACGCCGACCTGGAGGCCGCCGCCTCGGCCGGCGCCTGGGGCTCCTTCTTCCACCAGGGCCAGATCTGCATGGCCGCCGGCCGGCACCTGGTGCACCGCGCGGTCGCCGACCGCTACCTCGACCTGCTCACCGAGCACGCCGCCAAGCTGCGGGTCGGCGACCCCTTCCGCGAGCAGGTCGACCTCGGCCCGGTCATCGACGACCGGCAGCTGGACCGGATCGAGGGCATCGTCCGCGCCTCGGTCGCCGCCGGCGCCCGGATCCTCACCGGCGGCGACCGCCGCGGCCCCTTCTACCGGCCCACCGTCCTGGCCGGCGTCACCCCCGACATGCCCGCCTTCACCGAGGAGATCTTCGGCCCGGTCGCCCCGGTGACCGTGGTCGCCGACGAGGACGAGGCCGTCGAGCTGGCCAACCGCACCGCGTACGGGCTCTCCGCCGCCGTCCTGACCGGCTCGGTCGCCCGTGGCCGGGCCCTCGCCGACCGGCTGCGCACCGGCATGGTCCACGTCAACGACCAGACCATCAACGACGAGGCCCACGTGCCCTTCGGCGGCCGCGGCGCCTCCGGCAACGGCACCCGGCACGGCTCCGAGCACAGCTGGGACTCCTACACCCAGTGGCAGTGGCTCACCGTCCGCGAGACCCCCGCGAGGTACCCGTTCTGA
- a CDS encoding thiamine pyrophosphate-binding protein gives MRPIEAMLEILRAEGVTTVFGNPGTSELPFTDALAAAPDFSYVLGAHEGSVVAMADGYARATGRTAFVSLHIAAGLANGLVGLLNASRSRTPMVVTAGQQDRRHLAADPMLSGDLIGLASAAVKETFDVQHARDLPLMLTRAFAAARRTPAGPVFLSVPMDLLTEDTEVELPGRTVLAPPGPATELDAAARLLAAADRPAIVAGDAVGRDGATAELVALAEALGAVTYHQPMNDNLDFPTTHPLYGGMLVATHAAIRETLAAHDTVLIVGTHAFMAHHYTPGSPIPEGTTVLQLDADPAELGRNFGVRLGLQGALGPSLAGLAAELAGRVPQAAARIAAAATRAAAERAETERAALAAYGPGPLDPLAAAHAVAAGLPADAVLVEEAITTGLRLRRVLRQDRPGSYVHTVGGGLGWGIGAAIGRRMGDPTRPVVAVLGDGCAMFGLQGLWAAGHYGVPVTFVVMNNGEYRTLKETLDGWDSRSTRVGRYLGLDLAPEADGARHRLDFRAAAEFFGIESVRVDDPAHLTEVIAKSASATAPLLVDVPITGHVPPQADPRPIPYPTPHTPHTPHTPPH, from the coding sequence ATGCGCCCGATCGAGGCGATGCTGGAGATCCTCCGCGCCGAGGGCGTCACCACCGTCTTCGGCAACCCCGGGACCAGCGAACTGCCCTTCACCGACGCGCTCGCCGCCGCCCCGGACTTCAGCTACGTGCTCGGCGCCCACGAGGGCTCGGTGGTCGCCATGGCCGACGGGTACGCCCGGGCCACCGGCCGGACCGCCTTCGTCAGCCTGCACATCGCCGCCGGCCTCGCCAACGGCCTGGTCGGGCTGCTCAACGCCAGCCGCTCCCGCACCCCGATGGTGGTCACCGCCGGACAGCAGGACCGCCGCCACCTGGCCGCCGACCCGATGCTCTCCGGCGACCTGATCGGCCTGGCCTCCGCCGCCGTCAAGGAGACCTTCGACGTCCAGCACGCCCGCGACCTGCCGCTGATGCTCACCCGGGCGTTCGCCGCGGCCCGCCGCACCCCCGCCGGGCCGGTGTTCCTCTCCGTCCCGATGGACCTGCTCACCGAGGACACCGAGGTCGAGCTGCCCGGCCGGACCGTCCTCGCCCCGCCCGGCCCGGCCACCGAACTGGACGCCGCCGCCCGGCTGCTGGCCGCCGCCGACCGTCCCGCCATCGTGGCCGGCGACGCGGTCGGCCGGGACGGTGCCACCGCCGAGCTGGTCGCCCTCGCCGAGGCGCTCGGCGCGGTGACGTACCACCAGCCGATGAACGACAACCTGGACTTCCCCACCACGCACCCGCTGTACGGCGGGATGCTGGTCGCCACCCACGCCGCGATCCGGGAGACCCTCGCCGCCCACGACACCGTGCTGATCGTCGGCACCCACGCCTTCATGGCCCACCACTACACCCCGGGATCGCCGATCCCCGAGGGCACCACCGTGCTCCAACTCGACGCCGACCCGGCCGAACTGGGCCGGAACTTCGGCGTCCGGCTCGGCCTGCAGGGCGCCCTCGGCCCCTCCCTCGCCGGCCTCGCCGCCGAACTGGCCGGCCGCGTCCCGCAGGCCGCCGCCCGAATCGCCGCCGCCGCGACACGCGCCGCCGCCGAACGGGCCGAGACCGAGCGCGCCGCCCTGGCCGCCTACGGCCCCGGACCGCTGGACCCGCTGGCCGCCGCGCACGCCGTGGCCGCCGGCCTGCCCGCGGACGCCGTGCTCGTCGAGGAGGCCATCACCACCGGCCTGCGGCTGCGCCGGGTGCTCCGCCAGGACCGCCCCGGCTCCTACGTGCACACCGTCGGCGGCGGCCTCGGCTGGGGCATCGGCGCCGCGATCGGCCGCCGGATGGGCGACCCCACCCGCCCGGTGGTCGCCGTCCTCGGCGACGGCTGCGCCATGTTCGGCCTGCAGGGCCTGTGGGCGGCCGGCCACTACGGCGTCCCGGTCACCTTCGTGGTGATGAACAACGGCGAGTACCGCACCCTCAAGGAGACCCTGGACGGCTGGGACAGCCGCTCCACCCGGGTCGGCCGCTACCTCGGCCTCGACCTCGCCCCGGAGGCCGACGGCGCACGGCACCGGCTCGACTTCCGGGCCGCCGCCGAGTTCTTCGGCATCGAGTCCGTCCGCGTCGACGACCCCGCCCACCTCACCGAGGTCATCGCCAAGTCGGCCTCCGCCACCGCGCCGCTGCTGGTCGACGTGCCGATCACCGGACACGTCCCGCCGCAGGCCGACCCGCGGCCGATCCCGTACCCGACCCCGCACACCCCGCACACCCCGCACACCCCGCCGCACTGA
- the dpgC gene encoding (3,5-dihydroxyphenyl)acetyl-CoA 1,2-dioxygenase DpgC: protein MNASAVTPETARTVDTAPEARLARQRYLREHAGRLYAELTADRTVYLRLDELLRRAGEQYPGLVPGADRMAAERGLRQVDKEGLEIDQGIFLQAVLAHPESGRHLIDAMLRPTERALGLLAEYGATGRADLGAARIERRDGTAHVTIHNEHCLNAETNAHVEALETAVDLVLLDEASKVGVLRGAPMTHPRYLGRRVFSAGINLTELHEGTIGYADFLMRRELGYISKIYRGVLLDEDQAWPQRTREKPWVAAVDTFAIGGGAQLLLVFDHVIAAADAFFSLPAAQEGIVPGLGNLRLDRFGGSRAARQVILSGRKIWASEPAGAALFDEVVDPRAVDAAVEAAATRLAGPAVVPNRHMLHHSEEPVEVFRHYLAEFALQQALRLYGLDVIAKVGQSWTRNRRTAEAG from the coding sequence ATGAACGCCTCCGCCGTCACCCCGGAAACCGCCCGGACGGTGGACACCGCCCCCGAGGCCCGGCTGGCCCGGCAGCGCTACCTGCGGGAGCACGCCGGACGGCTGTACGCCGAGCTCACCGCGGACCGCACCGTGTACCTGCGGCTCGACGAGCTGCTGCGCCGGGCCGGGGAGCAGTACCCCGGCCTGGTGCCCGGCGCCGACCGGATGGCCGCCGAGCGCGGCCTGCGCCAGGTCGACAAGGAGGGCCTGGAGATCGACCAGGGGATCTTCCTGCAGGCCGTGCTCGCCCACCCCGAGTCCGGCCGGCACCTGATCGACGCCATGCTCCGCCCCACCGAGCGGGCCCTGGGCCTGCTCGCGGAGTACGGCGCGACCGGGCGGGCGGACCTCGGCGCGGCGCGGATCGAGCGCCGGGACGGCACCGCCCACGTCACCATCCACAACGAGCACTGCCTGAACGCCGAGACCAACGCCCACGTCGAGGCCCTGGAGACCGCGGTCGACCTGGTCCTGCTCGACGAGGCCAGCAAGGTCGGCGTGCTGCGCGGCGCCCCGATGACCCACCCCCGCTACCTCGGCCGCCGGGTCTTCAGCGCCGGCATCAACCTCACCGAACTGCACGAGGGCACCATCGGCTACGCCGACTTCCTGATGCGCCGCGAACTCGGCTACATCAGCAAGATCTACCGCGGCGTGCTGCTCGACGAGGACCAGGCCTGGCCGCAGCGCACCCGGGAGAAGCCCTGGGTGGCCGCGGTGGACACCTTCGCCATCGGCGGCGGTGCCCAGCTGCTGCTGGTCTTCGACCACGTGATCGCCGCCGCCGACGCCTTCTTCAGCCTGCCCGCCGCCCAGGAGGGCATCGTCCCGGGCCTCGGCAACCTGCGCCTGGACCGGTTCGGCGGCAGCCGCGCCGCCCGTCAGGTCATCCTCAGCGGGCGGAAGATCTGGGCCTCCGAACCGGCCGGCGCCGCCCTGTTCGACGAGGTGGTCGACCCCCGCGCGGTGGACGCCGCGGTGGAGGCCGCCGCCACCCGGCTGGCCGGCCCCGCCGTCGTCCCCAACCGGCACATGCTGCACCACTCCGAGGAGCCGGTCGAGGTCTTCCGGCACTACCTGGCCGAGTTCGCCCTCCAGCAGGCCCTGCGGCTGTACGGCCTGGACGTGATCGCCAAGGTCGGCCAGTCCTGGACCCGCAACCGCCGCACCGCCGAGGCCGGCTGA